In Desulfurellaceae bacterium, the sequence AAAAGGGTGGGCGTATGAACCAGTTTCTGCTCCACTGAGGTCTGCACAATGAAGTCAATCCGCGTTGGATCAAGGTTCCGCCAGGACGCTGCCCACGCCCCAAGCCGCGCCGCCGCGCTTGCGTCTGGGTCGTCTTCGTGCAGCGGGACTCCAGTCAGATGCTGAACGTCGTCCAGGCCGGCTGCTTCAAAGGGGACGGCAAAAGGAATATGCCCGGCAACCGGCAGGTTATGCTGCTGCGCCGCGTGACGGATCGCGGTGAGGACATTCGTGGAGAGGGACCAGTATACTTTCACACAATCGACGCCCGCTGCTGCGACTTCATCAACCGCTTTTCGGGCTGCGGCAGGGCTGCCGACAGGCCAGTGCAAGGGAGAGAAGGAAGGGTCGCCATCGAGAATGGGGCCGCAGGCAAAGAACCGCGGCCCGGGATACGCGCCATCCAGGACCTTTTGTCGCTGCGCGACAGGCGTTGTATCGAAACGTCCGGTGTCGCGCACTGCGGTAACCCCATGCATGAGAAAGAGCAGCCCGAAGAGTTCCCACTCGCCGGCCACATTGTGCACATGCATGTCGATGAGGCCGGGCAGCGCGTAGGTGCCAGCAAAGGGGGTGGTCGCCTCGGATTCCCTGCCGGTGGGGGCATCAGCCGTAATCGACACAATCCGCCCGTCCTGGACCGTGAGAGTCTGTCCGGCTCGCCGGTCACGCCCCGGGTTCATCACGGTCACATCGGCAAACACCAGCCGCTCCTGGAGCGGAACCGCAATCGGCGGAGGCTGGAGTATAAACCATCCCCCTGCCGCGAGCAGCCCGAGGAGAACCCCTGTGACAGCCAGAACCGTGAGGATACGCCGTATCATTCGTTGTTCGGTCTGCCGTCTTTCCTGAGGCTCCGCCAGAAATCGACCTGGACGCTTGACACAAGCCCAGACGCGCAGGTCGGATGAGCGGAGCGTAATCCGACGGGCACGACCGTGTCGGCTGACGCCTGCGGCTCAGCCGACCTACAAGACCGACTCATGCTCAGTGCAGGCTCGGCATGACCTCTTTGGCAAACAGCTCCATCGACTGCTGGCTCTTGGCCGGGTCCAGGCCGGGCAGGTGCATGCCCATGACAATATGGGTCGTGCGGATGGCGGCGGTCATGCGTTCGAGCTCGCCGCCGACCTCTTCGGGGGTGCCGACGATGGGCGCGCCAATGAGCTGATCGGTGACGTTGCGCAGCTCTGAGGCGGGCGGCAGCTGGGCGAATTTTTCGGCGCCGGCAAAGTCCTTGGCCTCGGCCAGCCAGCGGCCGTACCAGCTCAACATGTAGTGCAGGTGGTCCTGGACATTGTCCCAGGCCTGATCGCGGCTGGCCGCGACATGCACCCAACGGAGCTGGGCGGCGTGAAAATCCTTGGGATCACGGCCGTGGGCGCGGAGCGCCGTGTCGTAGGTCTCCTGCGCGGTTGGATCGGAGGTGCCCAGGAAGTGGCAGCCCATGCGGCCGGCCCGCTCCACGGCTTTTTTCTGGCCGGCTCCGATCCAGATCGGCGGGTGCGGTGTTTGGGCCGGTTTGGGCACCAGGCTGATGTTCTTCAGATCGTAGTGTCGGCCCTGGTAGGAGAACGGGTCCTGGGTCCACATGCCCCGAATGACCTCAATGCCTTCTTCCAGCCGCGAGGCGCGTTCTTTGCGGGGAATGCCGTAGCCCTCAAACTCGGACGGGGCATAGCCCTGGCCAAAGCCCATATCGAAGCGACCGTTGGAGATGACATCGACGGTGGCCGCGTCTTCGCCGACCCGCACCGCGTTGTGCAGGGGCAGCAGCAGCAGAAAGGTCCCGATCCGCACCCGGTTGGTCATGGCCGCAATCGCGCCGGCAATCGGTAGCAGGGATGGTGAGTAGCCGTCCTCGGCAAAGTGGTGCTCGGTCAGCCAAACCGTGTCGTAGCCGAGTTCTTCGGCAATCTGGGTCTGTTTGAGCTGTTCGGCATAGAACTCGGGAAAGGGCTTGCGCCACTGGGGGGGATTGCGAAAGGGAAACAGCAGGCCAACGTCCATGGCATTCTCCTTTATTTCATGCGCCAGTTGGGTTTGCGCTTTTCGACAAACGCCCGGGTGCCCTCGACGGCGTCTTCGGATTCCCACACCGAGGCCATGAGTTCCGTGCCCATGCGGTAGGCATAGTCCATGGGCAGCTCCAGGCCCATGGTCGCCAGGTTACGGGTCGCGCGCACGGCCAGGGGCGCGTTTTGACACAGCGTCTCGGCCATTGTGACGGCGGTCGGCAGCAGATCGGCCTGAGGCACGACCCGGGTGACGAGACCGATGCGGTGGGCTTCCTGGGCGTCGACCGGCTCGCCGCTCAGCAACAGCCACATGGCGTTTGACAGGCCGATCAGGCGCGGCAGGCGAAAGGAGCCGGTCGGCGGGCACAGGCCGACCTTGACCTCGGCCAACCCAAATGTGGCGTTGTCCGAGCAGATACGGATGTCGCACGCCAGAGCCTTTTCCATGCCGCCGCCAAAGGCGGCGCCGTTGATGGCGGCGATGGTCGGCTTGCCGCTGTCCTTGCTCAAGCCCTCGACGTTGCGAATGCCCACGCTCGATTTCTTGCCCGTCGCCTCGCGCTCCGAGGCTTCCTTGAGATCGCGTCCGGCCGAAAAGGCCCGGTCACCGGCGCCGGTATAAATGGCGACCCAGGCGTCGTCATCGGCCGCGAACTTCTTGTCGGCCTCGACCAGCTGCCTGAACAGCTCTTCGCCCATGGCGTTCATGCGCTCGGGCCGGTTGAGGGTGATCGTGACAATGTGGTCGTGTTTTTCGTACAGGACGTAGGACATGGGTGTGCTCCCGCAGGTCTCAGCCGCCGAAATAACTCTTGGGGTTCTCGACCGTCATGGTCTGAATCGTGCCCTCGCTGACCCCGGCTCGGCTCAGGGTCGGAATGATGTTCTTCAGAATATGGCTGTAGTTGTTGTTGGGGCAGGCCGCCACAAAATCGTCCCAGGTCTTGCTCGGCCGGCCCATCAGGCAGTGCACGGCGTCGTGGGACAGCATGACCCGGTCATAGCCGACGGCCAGCAGACCGATCAGCGAGGCCAGGCGCATCTTGTCCGGGGCGATCACGTCAATGCCGAAGCGGTCAAAGCCCAGCCACGCCCCGCGCTCCAGGATGTCGAAGTAGTAGCGCATGTCGCCGACCCCGCAGGCGTGGCCGATCAGCACCCGGTTGAAGTCAACCCCTTCCTCTTCAAAGACGTCCAGCGTCTCGCGGCCGAACGGACCGAGTTCGTCGTTGTGGCACAGAATCGGCACGCCGGTCGCGGCGTGGGCGCGGGCCGCAGCGCGCAAACAGTTCTCCTCGTGCTTGCCCAGGCTGGTGGCGGTCTCGGTCATGCCCGGAATGCCGCCGGTGGCGGTCTTGATCAGGCCGGCTTTGATGCCCGTCTTGTCCATGCCCTCGGTGATCTCGCGGACATAGACTTCGGCAATGTCATCGGCCGCCAGGCTGCGGAAGTGGGGCGGAATGCCCAGCGCCTCGTTGTACAGCCCGGTCGCCATGATGACGTTCAGACCGGCCTTGTCGGCGCATTCCGCAGCAAACTCGGGGTCGCGGCCCAGCTCCATGGGGCACGGATCGACAAACGAGGTGACGCCCAGAGATTTGATTTCTTGCAGTTTTTCGACCGCCCCGGCGATCTCTTTTTTGCGATCAAAGCGCCAGTTGTCCCACTCGTAGCCGGGAAAACCGACGGTCAGATGCTCGTGGATCAGGGTGAAGCCCAGATCGTCCGTCGTCTTGTCACCCAGGACTGTTTGCACCTTTGCCATACTTCACGCTCCTTTCGTCGGATCGCTCCCTGTCAAAGCATACCCCGGTGTGTATCGCAAGGCGCCGGCCCCGTCCTTGCCGAGGCGCGAGGGGACGGCCATAATGCGGGCCATACATTCCACGAACTCAGGAGTATACCGTATGCCAGACACGACCGAGCGCCAGCAGCGTTTCCTCGATATTGCCGCCGCCCACGCCGAGGACTTCAAAACCCGCGTTGCCGAGCATGACCGGGACAGCAGTTTCCCGCATGAGAATGTCGCGGCGATGCAGGCCTCCGGCTACACGGCAATGCTCGTGCCGGAGGAACTCGGCGGGGGAGGGGGGCTGCCGCACGATCTCACCCTGAGCCAGGAACGCCTGGCCCAGGGCGACCTGCCGATGGCCATTGCGGTGAATATGCACCACATTGTTGTCGGTCTGCTGGCCGACCTGTGGCGCCTGGATCAGCGTGGCCAGGGACCCCAGCTCGACGCCATCGAACCGCTGCTCAGGGCGACGGTCAGCGACAAGCTCGTCTTCTGCGGGCCGGTCAGCGATCCCCGGATGAACAGTTCGGTCGGCTTTGCCGGGATCAACGACACGACCCGTCGGGCGACCAAGGTGGACGGCGGCTACCGGATCAACGGCCGCAGCGGGTTTGGCACAATGTCAGCGGGGGCGGACTATGTCTTGACCACGGCCCGTTATGACGACCCGGATACGGGTCCCCAGTGTCTGCTGTGTTTCATGCCGGCTACGGAAGACGGTATTCAGGTGCAGACCAACTGGGATACCCTGAGCATCCGCTCGTCGCAGAGCAACGACGTGGTCTGGGACAATGTGTTTGTCGGTGACGACGCGGCCGTCCTGCGCCCGGCCCAGACCTGGGACGCGCTGGCCAACATCACGGCTTCGTGGTGGGTCGCCTCGGGCCCGGCGTGCTATCTGGGCCTGGCCCAGGCTGCCCGCGATTACGCCATGGACTGGGTGGCGGGACGCCGTCAGGAGCCGTTCGATCAGCCCATGACGCACTATCCGAGCAATCAGCTGTTGGCGGCCGAAATGGAGATTGGGCTGCGCGCGGCGCGGGCCATGCTGTACGACGCGCTGGCCGCCCACGACGCGCTGGAGCGGCGCGTTGAGGATGATCTGGTGAACCTGATCGCCTGTTATCAGTTTGTGATGGAGAGCGGCTTCCAGATCGTGGATAAAGCCATGCGCATGGTCGGCGGGGCGGCGCTGTTCAAAAAGAACCCGCTGGAGCAGATGTACCGCGATGCCCGAGCCGCCATCATCCACCAGCCGTTTGCCGGTATGGAGGGCAAGGCCCTGCTCGGGCGGCGCGCCTTTGGCCTCCCAGTCTACACCCAGCCACGTTTTGTGTGACAAGAAACCCATCCACAAGGAGAAAGCCATGGCAGACGCGACAGCGGTGGTCAGCGCCGCACGAGAGAAGGCCCGCAAGGTTGCCCCCAAGCTCATCGAGCTGAGCGAAAAAGTCGTCTACGGCGATGTGTGGGAGCGCAGCGGTTTGTCCAAACGTGACCGGAGTCTGATTACCGTTGCATCGCTGATGTCGATGTACCGGCCCGAGCAGTTGCGGCTCCATCTGCAACGCGCCCTGGACAACGGCGTCACCCAGGAAGAGATCGGAGAACTCATCACCCACCTAGCGTTCTACTCCGGCTGGCCGACGGCGATGACCGCAGCCACGATCGCCAACGAAGTGTTTGCGGCCAGAGACTGAGCCCGGCATCGCCCGGCTGGGGGGAGGCTGTCATGCAGGTCGGTTTTATCGGACTGGGGACAATGGGGGCTAAGATGGCCGCCCGCCTCCAGCGGGCCGGCTATCGGCTGCGCGTTCACGACCTCCGCCGTCAGGCTGCCGAGCCGCAGCTGGCTGCGGGCGCGGCCTGGGCTGAGTCCGCTCGGCAGGCCGCCGAGGGAGCAGAACTGGTCTTTACATCGCTGCCGACCCCGGCCGATGTCGAGCAGGTTGCCCTGGGTGAGCAGGGGCTCCTCAATGCCCTGCGGCCCCACAGCGCTTATTTCGATCTCTCGACCAATGCACCGGAGGTTGTGCGGCGTCTGCATACGGCATTTGCCGAGCGCGAGGTGCACATGCTGGATGCCCCGGTGAGCGGTGGGCCGCACGGGGCTGAGACGGGCCGGCTGGCCATCTGGGTCGGTGGCGACAGGGCTATTTTCGAGCGCTACAAACCGCTGCTCGACGCGATTGGTGACCAGGCTCGCTATGTTGGTCCGGTCGGCTCGGCCACTGTCGCCAAGCTGGTCCACAACTGCGCCGGCTATATGCTGAACCGCGTTCTGTCCGAGGTTTTCAGCATGGGGGTGAAGGCCGGCGTCGAGCCGCTGACCCTGTGGCAGGCGGTGCGTCAGGGGGCGCTGGGCCGGACGCGGACCTTTGACGGCTTGGCCCGCCATTTTCTGCCCGACGACTACGACCCGCCCGACTTTGCCCTGAGGCTGGCCCACAAGGATGTCAGCCTGGCCACCCAGCTGGGCCGCAAACTTCAGGTGCCGATGCCGATGGCCAACCTGGCCTGGGATGAGTTGACCGAGGCGCTGGGCCGGGGCTGGGGGGAGCGTGACTCGCGGGCGGCCATGCTGCTGCAACAGGAGCGGGCCGGCGTGCGTATTGCCGTTCCGCCCGAGCAGCTGCGCGAGGTGCTCGAACGGGACGACAAGGACGAGGACTGAGGCAGGGCCGGGTCTCAGCGGCCGCGGCCCATGGTGTAGAACTCGTCGTTGGGCCGCATGGCGGTCAGGTGGGCCATACGGTTCGACAGGGCAAAGAAGGCGGCGATGGCGCCAACGTCCCAGATGTCTTCGTCGTTCAGGCCGTGCTGGCGGAGCCGGCTGCGGTCGGCGTCTTCGATGTCCTGGGGCCGCAGGGCAACTTTGACGGCAAAGTCCAGCACCGCCCGCTGACGCGGCGTTATATCGGCTTGGCGATAGTGCACCGCGATCTGGTCGGCGATCAGCGGGTTCTTGGTATAGATACGCAGAATCGCTCCGTGGGCGATCACACAGTACTGACAGTCGTTGGCGGCGCTGGTGGCCACCACAATCATCTCCCGTTCGGCTTTTGACAGGCCGCCGTCTTTGAGCATCAGGGCGTCGTGATAGTCAAAAAACGCCCGGAACTCGGCCGGCCGGTGGGCCAGGGCCAGAAACACGTTGGGAATAAAGCCGGCTCTGGCTTGGACCACGCTGATCCGATCCTGGATGTCCTGGGGGAGATCTTCCAGCCGGGCGACGGGGTAACGACTGATGGGGTGGTCTGCCATGCGGATGCGCCTTTCGTTGGTGTCTCAGTCGGTATCGGTCACAAAGCTCACCACTTCGATGCGGTTGCCATCGGGGTCGCGGACAAACGCCGCATAATAGCTGGCGTGGTACTCGGGACGAAACCCGGGCTCGCCATCGGACTCGGCTCCGGCTTGCAGGGCGGCCGCATGGCAGCGATCAACCGACTCTTTGCTGGTCGTGCGGAGCGCGATATGGACCCCGCTGTCCCCGTCCACCGGCTCCATTTGCGCGCGACGGTTGAGCCAGAACTCGGGATATTTTTTGCCGAAACCGGTCGTGTCGGGGCGTTCGACCAGCTTGTCAAAGCCGATGGTGGCCAGCACGGTGTGGTAAAAGCGGGTGCTGTGGGCCAGGTCGCGCACGCTGATCGAGATATGGTCAATCATGGTTTCCTCCGCCTGTTGACTTCTCCACCCGGCCAGTCTATGCCTGCGGGCAGGCTTCGTATAGTACAAAAACGAGGTCAAAAAGCCTAGGTGAGCCGAGCACCGATCCCAACGGTCCGGCAGCTGAAGGAGGAAGAGCATGAGCGGTTACACCATTATTGATGTTGATACCCATGTCACGGAAACGCCCGACCTGTGGACCAGCCGGGTGCCCGAGCGGATGAAGGATGCCGTGCCCCGCGTTGACACCGACGCCAAAGGCCGGCTGTGGTGGTTCATCGGCGACCGGCGCGTTGCCAACCCGGGCCTGACCGCAACGGCCGGGGTGGGCGACATGATGAGTTGGCCCAAAAGCTATGAAGAGATGCACCCCGGAGCCTACGACGCCAAGGAACGGCTCAAATACATGGATGAGATGGGCATCTGGGCCATGGTCATGTATCCCAATGTCGGCGGGTTTGGCAGCCAGGAGTTTCTGCGGCTCGACGATGCCGAGCTGAAGCTGGCCTGCGTCAGAGCCTATAACGACTGGCAGACCGAATGGGCGTCGGCCGATTCGCGGCGTCTGCTGCCGATTACCTCGACCCCGTTCTGGGACGTGGCTGAGACGGTCAAAGAAGTCCGGCGCTGTGCCGCCATGGGCCACAAGGGCATTCTGTTCACCGGCGAGCCGCAATCTCTGGGGCAACCCCTGCTGGGCGACGAGAGCTGGAACCCGCTGTGGGAAGTCGCCGTCGAGCTGGATCTGCCGATCAGTTTTCACATCGGCTCGGGCAATATGGACGGCGGGCTGCGGCGCGACAAGGTTGCCAAGTACGGAAAAATGACCGCCTTTGCCGAGCTGTCGGTCGATATTTTCATGCGCAACGGCATACAGCTGAGCGACCTGATCGTGTCCGGGGTGCTGTCGCGCTATCCGGACATCAAGTTCGTCTCGGTCGAGAGCGGGATCGGCTGGATTCCGTTTGCCCTCGAAGCGCTCGATTATCAGTTCCTGGGCAACCGCGTGCCGGAAGAGCGACCCGACCTCGACATGCTGCCCTCCGAGTACTTTGCCCGCAACATCTACGCCTGCTACTGGTTCGAGCAAATCGCGCCGCGGCGTCTGATCGACAAGGTGGGTGCCGACAAGATCATGTTCGAGACCGACTTTCCGCATCCGACCTCGCTGTACGGCGACGAGGTACACGAACGGATCAAGCACGGGCTGGATGACTGCGACGAAGACATCCGTCGCAAAATCCTGTGGGACAACGGACAGAAACTCTACAAGGTTGAGGGGCCGACAGCCGAGGACGAGGCCAAGCGCGCCGCAGCCGTGGCCTAGCTCCAACCCAACCGACTGACAGTAAAAGGCCAGCGCCAGCTGGCCTTTTTTGCGTGTTGGGTCGCGTTCTGACACGCGGGCAGATCTGTCGCAGCCAGAAAGGGCAGCCTCGGCTCGGGACTTGTCCTCCTTCCGCAGTTCTGGATGCCGAGACGCTCCGCAGTGATACGGATGGATAAGTGAAAACAGGCGTTGTGATTGGTGAGAAGAGGGGCTAGGAAGGAGGAGTGGCAGAGAACGGTCAGGGAGAAATACGGAGAAATAAACGCCGCGGCTTGGCCAAGTCTCTCTATGATTCCGGGAAAATTATTCTAGGGGCAGGTGTGATTTCCTATGGCTTGGGAGGAAAAAGTCCGTGGTGGGTTACTGTCCTCCTCTTTTTTTCTGTCCTTGGACTCTACGCGTGGGCCTATTACGTGGATGAATAGGGGGATTGTATGGAACTCGCTCTGTTGCTGTCCCTAGTGCTTGTTGCCACCATTATTGGCTGGCTCGGATTTTATCTCAAAGATCGACGTGAAGAAAAAGCCCGTCACAGGTGAACATGCCTGATTCGCTCTCCCCTCGTAGGGGCGAGCTATTGACACATATGCCACACCAGGGTCATCGCTCCGGCCAATAAGAACTGCCCATCAACAAAAATCTCGCCCGGTGCGCCCTTGGGCAGCAGACGCTGGTGATACACCCAGCTGACGGCACAGCTGTACGGAATCACGACACATAAACACGCGGCCAGGGGCAGGCCCTGCCAGGGCAGGCTGAGCGCCAGCAGCAAGACGCTCAGGGTCGCCATCACCCCGACCAGCACGGCCTTGGTGCGGCGTTTGCCGACCACCTTGAAGATCGTTTCCATGCCCATGATCTTGTCGCCCTGCACGTCGCGCACCCCAATCAGGGCGGCGCGCAAAAATACCAGCAGGAAGACAAAGCCCAGTACCCCGGCGGCCCGCCAGGCTGAACTCGTACCGACCGTGATCAGCGGAATCACCACGCAGGCGACCGTCCAGCCCAGGGCCGCAGCCAGGTCTTTTGAGGCCGGCAGGTCCTTGATGCTGCGGATACCCATTATATGCCGCGCCCACGACAGCGGGATGAGCTTCATGCCATAGATGGCGCCCAGACCGCCAAAGATGGCCAGGGCCAGAAATTGTCCCAGCCCCAGCGAGGCGGCCAGCCCCAGGGCGGCGGTCAGAGAAATGACTGCGACTCCCAACATGGCCTGCTGAAAATGCTGAAAGGCGCGTGGCGAGAAGCTGCCCCAGCCGCTGTAGTGGGAGCGTTCCTGGTAGCGGTTGACGGTATGCATGGCCAGGATGAAAAAACCGGCCGTGGCCATCAGCGGCAGGAGAACCTCGCGCGACAGGTGGGGGATGAGCAGCAGGCTGGCCGCCAGGCTGAGACAGGCTGCGCCCACACCGACATACACATTGCTGGCGACCAGGACTCCCATCAGGTGCTTGAGCCAGGTGTTGAGCCGACTGACCGGCTCCGGGTTGAAGGACTCCAGCCGGTCGACCACCCGGTTGATCATCCACTCCGGCGTTGAGGCTCCGGCGGTGACGCCCACCGACCGATAGGGACTGAAATCGTGGTCGCGGAGTTCGGCATCGGTCTCAATGTGCAGAACCTGGGCGCCCTCTTTGGCGGCCAGGTCGGCCAGGCGGCAGGTGTTGGCGCTGTGACGGCCGCCGACAACCACCATCAGATCGACCTGACGGGCCAGTTCAACCGTCTCGCTCTGGTGATCTCGGGTCGGTTCACACACCGTGTTGGTTGCCCGGATGACCGTCGCTTTGGGTTTGATGGCCTCGACCGTGCGGGCAAAGGTCTCGTCGTTCTGGGTTGTCTGAGACACCACGCACACCCGGTCAAACTCGGGCAGCTGGGCGGCCTGCTCCTCGTCGGCCACCACAAAACAGCGGGTTGAGGCATAGCCCTTGAGCCCCGTCACCTCGGCGTGATGGTCGTCGCCGACAATGACGATGTCATATGCGTCGTTGCTGTACTTGGTGATGATTTTTTGCACCTTGCGCACCAGCGGGCAGGTCGCGTCGTAGACGTCGGCACCGCTGGCCCGGAGCTGGTCAAACGCCTCCGGGCGGACCCCGTGAGCCCGCACCAGGACCGTGCCGCCGCGGATATCGCTCGGCCGCTCAAAGGCGTGGATATTCTGCTCGGTGAGTTCCTCCATGACCTGGGCGTTGTGAATCAGAGGACCAAAGGTCTGGACCGGGCCGTCGGTCTTTTTGGCCAGATCGACCGCCTGGTCCAAGGCTCGCCGGACTCCCCAACAGAATCCGGCCGTCTCTGCCACAAGGATGTTCATTGTCTGCCCCTCGTCCGCACGTATTTGAGACTGCCCATTATAGAGCCGGATTGATGGCCGTGAAAGTCGGCCTGAGGGGGGCGGCAGCCGGGGGATGGAAAACGGGCCGGCGAAGCCGTACAAGGGAAACGCCTGAGAAAGGAGATTCGGATGATTCATCTGCTGTACTTCATTACCCGAAAGGCGTCGCTCGGTGAGGCCGAGTTTCATCGCTACTGGCGTGACACCCACGGCCCGATTGCGGCCAAAATTCCGCAGCTGGTGCGCTATGAACAGAGCCACCGGATTCCGTTTGCAGACACGAACTCGTCCTATGACGGCGCGGCCGAGGTGTGGCTGGAGGACGAGGCCGCGTTTCAGGCCCTGCGCGAAACGCCCGAATATGTGGATGGCGCGCTGGCCGATGAACCCAATT encodes:
- a CDS encoding amidohydrolase family protein yields the protein MFADVTVMNPGRDRRAGQTLTVQDGRIVSITADAPTGRESEATTPFAGTYALPGLIDMHVHNVAGEWELFGLLFLMHGVTAVRDTGRFDTTPVAQRQKVLDGAYPGPRFFACGPILDGDPSFSPLHWPVGSPAAARKAVDEVAAAGVDCVKVYWSLSTNVLTAIRHAAQQHNLPVAGHIPFAVPFEAAGLDDVQHLTGVPLHEDDPDASAAARLGAWAASWRNLDPTRIDFIVQTSVEQKLVHTPTLFMWAQAARSLDYARLLDDPAAHLLPRWYRAVFWRPLDAFLPAYASLGKALPQMKETVRRLHEAGVRIHAGSDTPLSFVVPGASLHGELRLLVEAGLTPEEAWVAATRWPGEFLGVPKLGTLQDGAPADFLLFRENPTRDLAALSTLEAVVAQGRLYPKAVLDEAFERHRAHFSGWLYDRLTMAMAAVLAWMGSPPSDAQIHPQQ
- a CDS encoding LLM class flavin-dependent oxidoreductase produces the protein MDVGLLFPFRNPPQWRKPFPEFYAEQLKQTQIAEELGYDTVWLTEHHFAEDGYSPSLLPIAGAIAAMTNRVRIGTFLLLLPLHNAVRVGEDAATVDVISNGRFDMGFGQGYAPSEFEGYGIPRKERASRLEEGIEVIRGMWTQDPFSYQGRHYDLKNISLVPKPAQTPHPPIWIGAGQKKAVERAGRMGCHFLGTSDPTAQETYDTALRAHGRDPKDFHAAQLRWVHVAASRDQAWDNVQDHLHYMLSWYGRWLAEAKDFAGAEKFAQLPPASELRNVTDQLIGAPIVGTPEEVGGELERMTAAIRTTHIVMGMHLPGLDPAKSQQSMELFAKEVMPSLH
- a CDS encoding enoyl-CoA hydratase/isomerase family protein translates to MSYVLYEKHDHIVTITLNRPERMNAMGEELFRQLVEADKKFAADDDAWVAIYTGAGDRAFSAGRDLKEASEREATGKKSSVGIRNVEGLSKDSGKPTIAAINGAAFGGGMEKALACDIRICSDNATFGLAEVKVGLCPPTGSFRLPRLIGLSNAMWLLLSGEPVDAQEAHRIGLVTRVVPQADLLPTAVTMAETLCQNAPLAVRATRNLATMGLELPMDYAYRMGTELMASVWESEDAVEGTRAFVEKRKPNWRMK
- a CDS encoding phosphotriesterase; the protein is MAKVQTVLGDKTTDDLGFTLIHEHLTVGFPGYEWDNWRFDRKKEIAGAVEKLQEIKSLGVTSFVDPCPMELGRDPEFAAECADKAGLNVIMATGLYNEALGIPPHFRSLAADDIAEVYVREITEGMDKTGIKAGLIKTATGGIPGMTETATSLGKHEENCLRAAARAHAATGVPILCHNDELGPFGRETLDVFEEEGVDFNRVLIGHACGVGDMRYYFDILERGAWLGFDRFGIDVIAPDKMRLASLIGLLAVGYDRVMLSHDAVHCLMGRPSKTWDDFVAACPNNNYSHILKNIIPTLSRAGVSEGTIQTMTVENPKSYFGG
- a CDS encoding acyl-CoA/acyl-ACP dehydrogenase; this encodes MPDTTERQQRFLDIAAAHAEDFKTRVAEHDRDSSFPHENVAAMQASGYTAMLVPEELGGGGGLPHDLTLSQERLAQGDLPMAIAVNMHHIVVGLLADLWRLDQRGQGPQLDAIEPLLRATVSDKLVFCGPVSDPRMNSSVGFAGINDTTRRATKVDGGYRINGRSGFGTMSAGADYVLTTARYDDPDTGPQCLLCFMPATEDGIQVQTNWDTLSIRSSQSNDVVWDNVFVGDDAAVLRPAQTWDALANITASWWVASGPACYLGLAQAARDYAMDWVAGRRQEPFDQPMTHYPSNQLLAAEMEIGLRAARAMLYDALAAHDALERRVEDDLVNLIACYQFVMESGFQIVDKAMRMVGGAALFKKNPLEQMYRDARAAIIHQPFAGMEGKALLGRRAFGLPVYTQPRFV
- a CDS encoding carboxymuconolactone decarboxylase family protein — protein: MADATAVVSAAREKARKVAPKLIELSEKVVYGDVWERSGLSKRDRSLITVASLMSMYRPEQLRLHLQRALDNGVTQEEIGELITHLAFYSGWPTAMTAATIANEVFAARD
- a CDS encoding NAD(P)-dependent oxidoreductase, which translates into the protein MQVGFIGLGTMGAKMAARLQRAGYRLRVHDLRRQAAEPQLAAGAAWAESARQAAEGAELVFTSLPTPADVEQVALGEQGLLNALRPHSAYFDLSTNAPEVVRRLHTAFAEREVHMLDAPVSGGPHGAETGRLAIWVGGDRAIFERYKPLLDAIGDQARYVGPVGSATVAKLVHNCAGYMLNRVLSEVFSMGVKAGVEPLTLWQAVRQGALGRTRTFDGLARHFLPDDYDPPDFALRLAHKDVSLATQLGRKLQVPMPMANLAWDELTEALGRGWGERDSRAAMLLQQERAGVRIAVPPEQLREVLERDDKDED
- a CDS encoding peroxidase-related enzyme (This protein belongs to a clade of uncharacterized proteins related to peroxidases such as the alkylhydroperoxidase AhpD.), coding for MADHPISRYPVARLEDLPQDIQDRISVVQARAGFIPNVFLALAHRPAEFRAFFDYHDALMLKDGGLSKAEREMIVVATSAANDCQYCVIAHGAILRIYTKNPLIADQIAVHYRQADITPRQRAVLDFAVKVALRPQDIEDADRSRLRQHGLNDEDIWDVGAIAAFFALSNRMAHLTAMRPNDEFYTMGRGR
- a CDS encoding VOC family protein translates to MIDHISISVRDLAHSTRFYHTVLATIGFDKLVERPDTTGFGKKYPEFWLNRRAQMEPVDGDSGVHIALRTTSKESVDRCHAAALQAGAESDGEPGFRPEYHASYYAAFVRDPDGNRIEVVSFVTDTD
- a CDS encoding amidohydrolase, whose amino-acid sequence is MSGYTIIDVDTHVTETPDLWTSRVPERMKDAVPRVDTDAKGRLWWFIGDRRVANPGLTATAGVGDMMSWPKSYEEMHPGAYDAKERLKYMDEMGIWAMVMYPNVGGFGSQEFLRLDDAELKLACVRAYNDWQTEWASADSRRLLPITSTPFWDVAETVKEVRRCAAMGHKGILFTGEPQSLGQPLLGDESWNPLWEVAVELDLPISFHIGSGNMDGGLRRDKVAKYGKMTAFAELSVDIFMRNGIQLSDLIVSGVLSRYPDIKFVSVESGIGWIPFALEALDYQFLGNRVPEERPDLDMLPSEYFARNIYACYWFEQIAPRRLIDKVGADKIMFETDFPHPTSLYGDEVHERIKHGLDDCDEDIRRKILWDNGQKLYKVEGPTAEDEAKRAAAVA
- the ispH gene encoding 4-hydroxy-3-methylbut-2-enyl diphosphate reductase, coding for MNILVAETAGFCWGVRRALDQAVDLAKKTDGPVQTFGPLIHNAQVMEELTEQNIHAFERPSDIRGGTVLVRAHGVRPEAFDQLRASGADVYDATCPLVRKVQKIITKYSNDAYDIVIVGDDHHAEVTGLKGYASTRCFVVADEEQAAQLPEFDRVCVVSQTTQNDETFARTVEAIKPKATVIRATNTVCEPTRDHQSETVELARQVDLMVVVGGRHSANTCRLADLAAKEGAQVLHIETDAELRDHDFSPYRSVGVTAGASTPEWMINRVVDRLESFNPEPVSRLNTWLKHLMGVLVASNVYVGVGAACLSLAASLLLIPHLSREVLLPLMATAGFFILAMHTVNRYQERSHYSGWGSFSPRAFQHFQQAMLGVAVISLTAALGLAASLGLGQFLALAIFGGLGAIYGMKLIPLSWARHIMGIRSIKDLPASKDLAAALGWTVACVVIPLITVGTSSAWRAAGVLGFVFLLVFLRAALIGVRDVQGDKIMGMETIFKVVGKRRTKAVLVGVMATLSVLLLALSLPWQGLPLAACLCVVIPYSCAVSWVYHQRLLPKGAPGEIFVDGQFLLAGAMTLVWHMCQ